ACGTTCGGCCACTAGCCGCGTTATGAGTCATGCTCTCACCTGAACGTCTTTCCTCGCGTCGCTTGGTTTCGGAGCCTGGGAGCAATCTGGAAGTTCTTTCATAGACGAGTCGCTCGTGCTTCGAACGACGCCAATACACAGAATAATCGCAAATGCGTAAAATAAATGCATCATAGGCTACTATACGGGCATGACAGCTCAAGAGCATACGATCCTGAGCATCACGTGAGGACCACAGAACGGCAGGAACAGCGGCAGAACATGCAGCAGCAGACGTTGAGTTTGTTTTCATCCAAGCCACAACGTGTAAAGCAATGACGTGTTCTCACTTGGCTGTACAAAGATAGACGTAGTTTCGCACTCAGCATTCAACACTTGTGGAGGCAAAAACGAAACATAATGCCACCTTAAAAAATTAAAGTCtaacaataatttttttctaaTCTCTTGTTCGCTTTTTAGAGCTCAGGGAGGGTTGCCGCGTGTTGCACACTCTGGTACACTGTACTCCTGGAATGCGCGGAAACCCTCCCTGACCTGCTGCTTTCTGTAGCTGCCGGCATGCGGTGCCACAAGTTGTTgctcttggagtgtggataaacaatggggctgagtacctaacggaacatgaaaaatatgtaacggctaaaggtagcagaaatgcggctgtgatgaaaaatagggcactgtggaattacaataggtacgaagtggtgagagggatttagaaaggggtgatggtccctagtttgactttcggcaacgcggttaaaacccctatatataaaaagtagccacactctcctcctccgcttttctcctctCCTTCGCGCTcttttttcgaccgttgcgccgcctacaccgcttgaaacacgtgcacttgtttatctttcaccgctgatcagattcgacgatcgccgactgtgttcgtcgctatcgtcgtgctcctcgccagtcggtagacgcttctcgggcgaaaatggcgatggagcgtgatcgtaaacaaacgcagccagcgcccgggggctcgacggtccacgtgatgccattaggccaataccatagagtttctcactatagtgtgaaactctatggccaataccgacgcggcgtcggcctcggacagggtgtgcgaggaggcggcggcattcttcaaagcgtgacgctacttggtcctgtgcatgagatcagaggttcgagcaaggttggaagtatACTGAACTAGAATataagttaagcagcgaggggtaggtagactggctctgggagcacacggaaaacaccaaatcagggggtaaagggtgacatgggatggacgtcattcgagggcagggaagccagcagcaagatagaatttgaggagcgattgagagaaatggcagaaaagcggtgggcaaagAGAgatttcagttatttgtacatgaggaatgttgacacaaaattgaggaagctgaccagaaaattgtcaatcaaactgcaggaggggtgcaaaccaggaaacaacggttaagaaaaaggttaaagaggGGTCTGTGAAAGAGGGGTCTTTGgtaaacagggatgcagacgaaatcagcactgggaacatacagaactttcaagcaagaaattgcgaaagaaaatatctataataattttaggggaagctctttgttgtttgaaggcaggacgggagtattgcggactaagatgtaccgagtcaagtaccaaggtacgTAAGTACCTTGGTAAGTACAAGGTAAGTACCAAGGTACGTGCGCGGTGCGTGTGgaaaagaagaggaaacggctgagcacctcatacttttctgtaaagggcttaacaacacctcatacttttctgtaaagggcttaacaaCAAGGTAAGTACAAGGTAAGTACCAAGGTACGTGCGCGGTGCGTGTGgaaaagaagaggaaacggctgagcacctcatacttttctgtaaagggcttaaccctacagtgcaaagcaacggggctgattttttcaaagcattggggtttagggacagtgaaggcaaaatagactttaagcgggtagaaataaccaaacggaggttatctgattggtggctaaaatcaagacaggggtgaaatttcacccgccacaaagtacaaaatatgttaatagtcatggctaggtggcgtatgccaccgcccgatttaaagggttcagcctcatccatccatccatccatccatccatcgtgggctttctccgctgcggaagccgcgccaaggcggcgggcgtctgctacgagcctgatattttggttgctattagccaacatcgcgataatttgggatatattaagtaccacgtcaccgcaaggtaaaaCCGCAGTGAcgcaccgcacagagaacgcgtttgccggctgtgaacacgggtattttgtctatttccttttatagctcgcttggtccgcgcttaagggtacgcgagaaatatacgcggcaagacaaaccaaaataaatgaaacgctaacagtgcaacattgtatacgtatgcctcatttcataattacgagcaagcgtcagaaaacaaACATGActgattacgtatgtgcaactcgtctttcgccttcttgtgttgcaagagcgcaaacactcaGCGAACTTTAaaatgaaagtaactttaggaatattgcgtatgctcgctggttcgtacacagcaaatatacttactgatcaataactacgtacttgtagttacgtaatgaaagatgcaacaaatcaccagaacataaacttttcttttgctgttattgaaggtaactattttagggatatgtagaatcaatagcgatatttgtagtgcatcaaagacagtaatttccaagacgattttccactcaatataatgcaagcacaaacatcgccacgcgccatgaatgcttgttagtttacgtaaaaaataaCACGTCGTTACGCAGTAACTATGatatataatgagaagttacatgttggtaatttcagagaggattcacggatcacaaggctattgcagtaataacttttacataacaaattagtaaatggctaggccagtagtacctatctattcatttcaatgtcgaaaaaaaaaaaaaaaaagctatatttgCTTTGCTATATTGGCTgaatcgaatggcttttctttcgaatgtctgaatttgaaaaaagcttcgctaacggtgaaccttaaggtacatcctgcgcgaagtttgtattgaagagatagcgtacagcaagaattgttcgtgtaagcattctctgaagcgaaataagccaacaatattgcggcgttagggccgtctttgctctttctcttgcttcccttacaccttctcagtCTGCTCTgctcataataaaatattgtcgtggctacaAAATATTccaataaatacatatgcatataactgtaaaccactactgaccgtgagcgaaaagcgcgtaatggtgagcgaagcggtcactgcacacacgtaagtatttcacttgactgcgcgagtaatttacttttttcgttactctaattcatgcaagcatggtgctattgcccgcgtacccatgcgaataacgtttctttttttacgtgctttctttgcgcgggctcatttagcgcgtttctacgcacgcacagttaccgtaatacagttcccgaactctagcaccggagctaggccatgctgatgagtttgatacgttagtttttgcattatattgctgcccaagcacaaagaaatgctcaaagatgggtaagctccatgcagcaccatactgttgaagttaaatagactttaagtgatttgcgtggaaactgaacgcaaaaaactacagagcgtagcagacgaccctcgcttctcacgcgcttcgcgagcgcgaaaagcccacggatggatggatggatggatgaggctgaaccctttaaatcgggcggtggcatacgccacctagccatgaccattaacataatttgtactttgtggtgggtgaaatttcacccctgccttaattttatccaccaatcagataacctctgcttggttatttctacccgcttaaagtctattttgctttcactgtccctaaaccccaatgctttgaaaaaatcagccccgttgccttgcactgtagggttaagccccttacagaaaagtatgaggtgttcagccgtttcctcttcttctccacacgcacagcacaacgtgtctataccttggtacttgactcggtacatcttagtccgcaatactcccgtcctggcttcaaacaacaaagagcttcccctagaattatcgtagatattttctttggcaatttcttgcttgaaagttcggtatgtgcccagtgctgatttcgtctgcatccctgctttccacagacccctctctgtttccttaacctttttcttaaccgctgtttcctggtctgcacccctcctgcagccCAAATATTAGTCTGCAGtccacgatggatggatggatggatggatgaggctgaaccctttaaatcgggcggtggcatacgccacctagccatggctattaacataatttgtactttgtggtgggtgaaatttcacccctgccttaattttatccaccaatcagataacctctgtttggttatttctacccgcttaaagtctattttgccttcactgtccctaaaccccaatgctttgaaaaaatcagccccgttgccttgcactgtagggttaagccccttacagaaaagtatgaggtgttcagccgtttcctcttcttctccacacgcacagcacaacgtgtctataccttggtacttgactcggtacatcttagtccgcaatactcccgtcctggcttcaaacaacaaagagcttcccctagaattatcgtagatattttctttggcaatttcttgcttgaaagttcggtatgtgcccagtgctgatttcgtctgcatccctgttttccacagacccctctctgtttccttaacctttttcttaaccgctgtttcctggtttgcacccctcctgcagtccaaatatttgattgacagttttctggtcagcttcctccattttgtatcaacattcctcatgtacaaataactgaaaactctccttgcccaccgcttttctgccatctctctcaatcgccacgggtccggagcagcagcggcgcggcgcggcagttcacagaaaaaggccctcgccggagccggcgctttggacactgtGGGTGTGCagcaagtttgtatgggtgttctgtggtgcaGTATGCTCGTGTAGGGGTACAGGTTCGTTGTCTGCTATGTCAACTTTTGAATGGTTCGACTATCGTCTGTAACACTTCACAATGGTGACACTTCCTAATATCTCGTTTATTGCAAGACATGTTGGTTACTATGCTGCAACTATGCTGCATCCCTGTTCTGTCCGTCAGTTTTTTTCTCTAGCGCTTCGATCAAAGTTGTGTGTGCGCAGAACACAGAGCTCGCTAATTACGCTACGAACTTCATTTACTGAAATCGATTACGTGGAGTTCGAAAACTTTGTGCAGTGTAGCAGCTATGTAGAGCAGCAGCCCAAGTTCGCCCTGCTCAACTTGCCTCGTGGGGGTCATGATGTTCTCGTAGTGCAGCCTAGAATCAAGAAAGGACGCCGGTTGAGGACGGATACTACTACCGCTTTGCAACTCGCTGAAGCAGTCACCCTGTTGGAAACGTTACCAGGTTGGAAAGCCGCAGGCAGGCTTACGCTGAAGACTGACAACGACATGAGGAAGCTATTATTCAAGTCCGGaaacctagaaagaattcagGACAGCGTCAAGGAGAAGTCTGCCACTGCCATTTTCATCAATGTCGACATCCTCACAGGCGTCCAGCACGTAGCGCTCCAAGAGTTTTTTCGCCTGCCCATTTACGACAGGTACACAGTGGTGCTGAACATATTTCGCAACCATGCTCGCACGAAAGAAGCCAAGCTGCAGATAGCTCTTGCCGAGATTCCGTACTACCGTGCTCGCATCTggcatctgcacaagggcacaGGCCGCAATATGTCTGGCACGGGCCAGACCTACTACGAGCGCCAGCAACAGCTGCTCCAGAGCCGCGAGGCGGCACTCCGCAGACAGCTGGGCGAACTAACGGGAGAGCGTAGCCTATTGCGTAAGCGACGCCGCCAGCTCGAGTTCCCCACTGTGGCCGTTGTCGGATACACAAATGCCGGAAAGACTGCGCTCATAAAACGGCTGACGAACGACGACCGTCTACAGCCTCGCGACCAGTTATTCGCCACGCTCGACGTCACTGCGCATGCAGGTCGACTTAACATGTTGAAGTGTGTCCTCTACATGGACACTGTGGGCTTTATCTCGGATATACCCACAACTCTAGTGGCGTCCTTCGCATCAACACTCGAGGACGTCGTCCTCGCAGACGTCATCGTTCATGTACTTGACCTGAGCCATCCCGACTGCGATGCTCAGCGCAATAACGTTCTTCAAACATTGGATAACATAGGCGTGCCGCCTAAGCTTCTCGACAGCATTATTGAAGTGGGCAACAAAATCGACCTATTGCCATCATTGCTGCCCGAGAGCGGACGGGAGTACATGCCGATTTCGTGTGTTGATGGCACAGGGCTTGCAGAACTGCGCATCCTCATCGAGCAGAGGCTCATCAAAAACACTGGCCGGTCAGTGGAAAGGTTTCGTGTTCCCACAGGAGGATCCGAATACAGCTGGCTGTACAGGGAGGGCACTTTCATTACGTGTACCGTGGACGATTGCGATAGTAACTATTCCATTGTGGATGTTGTACTCACATCTGCTACAAAGGCAAAGTTTACACACCTGTATGGGAGTACATATGGTCTGGAGTAAAAAGAAAATGTCTGTTTACTTAAACCACGGTTAAAATTATTTTGCCTTTGTCTTAGCGGTGCTCTTGAACCAAATATTTGTAAATTTCTTGCATGCAAGAACAATAGCAAGCAGTAGCACAGAAGTACCATGGTGAAGTAGGGGAGCGCAATCAACATATAAAAAAGTCATAGAAAAGGACAACACAAGCGCTTACTCGCAACTAACAGTTTATTGAAGGAAAGACATATATGAAGGAAACAGAACTGCACAATCGCCAAGCTTAACAAACGCTGCTCCTTACATGTGAATACTCAAAAATAATCAAGCCCAATGAAAATGCAACAGGCCACATGGCGCAGGCGTCAAATGTTAAAAGCGATAACCAAATCACAAATGGAAGCCTCATCCCATTTTTAGACTGGATGAGGCTTGCGGAAAAGTTGAGGTAAAATTGAAATTCCGTATTTAGATGGATTTTCATGAGGCTTGATTATTTTCTAATTTTCACAAGGAACAACCTTTATGCTTGGAGATCGCAGTTACGTTTCCTTTATATATGCGTTTTTCCTTCAAACTGTTCGTTGCAAGTAAATGCTCTTGTTCTTTTCGGCTTTCTATGTCTTCTAAGTGCTCCCCTAGTTCACTATAGAACCTtgccaactcgcccaaatgtcTACCTTGCTACACCATACAAGTAGGGTGCTTCGTTTGCAAGCTTTATATTTTTTGAAATTCGGGGTGTAAAAGTTGGGTGTTTTAAAGAAAAGCCAGGGAGAAATGGGGGGGTTTTGCTCTCTGGCAGAAAAACTGGGAGGAATTGGGGTTTTGCCTGGCAGGGGCCCAAAGCTCTGGACTTTTCTGGCGACTCTTACAAACGATTAATACAAGCAAAATCACTCAAAGGAACATGTAATGCCAAAGAAAGCTACTCGCAAATCGTGTGACAAACTAGTATCTACATATCTCATCAGGCATTATTAATACATTTAACAGAAACCACATTACTGAAAACAGCAAATACAGACTGGTTTGACAATACCTAGGTTACTTTGACCTCTGCATTTTTTAAGTACAAAAACGTAGCGCTCACAGACACAGGAGACAAGATTCTTTTCCTTGCCTTAACAAGCCCTTGTTGACGGGCATTGTCGCAACCATTGGGAGCATTTCTGTGTCTATCCTAGGGATCGATCGGGCCTTTTGTCCTATTTTACTGGTTCCCAATATACACTCTTGAAAACAGAATTAATGAAATATCCACTAGACGTACCAGACCCACCTTTGAATGTAACATACTTGGGTACACATTCTGTCAACGACACAGCTACAGTTCCCGATACAGAGCAACTCTGAACTGTGTTAATTTGCTTGCTACAATGCATCACTGCAGTTTACTTGTATGCGACATGTGGAAAATGCAATGCAATGCGTTGTCATTATTATGTAAACACGGCTACACAAGAAAGCAACAAACTCATTCAATTAACGTTGGCAGGCACTGaatatatttttatatatatgCTGGTTTTCGCTTGAATGTTTAGTTAAAAAGGGGCATATATGATATTCGTATAACAATAATACTAGATTGACCACTTGATCACATAAGTTGGGAAGCATATATTAGTTTTCTAATACCTACATTTATTATTCTTTATGAAAGGGCAATCTTCGTGGAAAAATCGGGTTTAACCTGATTACCATAAATTTTGTTTGGGGTGCTAAACTTCGGAGTTATTAGGTTTTACCCGAAAATGAAGAGTAAAACCTGATCAATCTGCTACATTTCATTAAAGCTGCTACATTCATGCTACAAATTAAATTGCTCCAAAGCTGCAGCGTGCAATATGGGAGGCCACTGCAAAGACAAGTTGTGTGGAAGGTCAGGTGGCAGTCGACACCACCCTATGTGAAGAGTGTTGTCGCATCTCCTGCCACTTATAAAAGGTAAATGAGCTGAAGGGTCACTTGGCTAATCCAATCCAGTGTGCACTCGCGCATGTTCACGGTCAGCCATTTAGAAACTCTTTGCACCACATTCGCGGGTTGTGTGCAGTTTAGGAGGATATTCTGTTCGGCCTAGTAGTGTGTGCTTAGCACATTACGCTTGTTGGCTCGAGAGTGTGATTGTAGAGAGGAAGAGGCACGCATTATTTGTACCTCGTATTGGCAGCGTGTCCTTGGTCGGAGACACGTTCAACCGACATGCACTTTTCACGTTTGGCATGGCGACTGTCCGCACTCGGCAAACTGAAACTTACCACCTTGGATGTTATTAGCCGATTCGGTATGTCACGTTTATCTGTGTGCTCATAACGTAGTGCATTTGTAGCTCTGCCGTTTTAGTAGCTAAACAGAACTGCTCAAATGGTCATCCTGTATACCACACGTCACAGTATTGCCTCGAGTATTGCATGCCTTTGTGTGTCGTGCTTTACCACTGGGTACATGCAATACCTTCTTTTTCAAGTGTGCTGGTTGACTCACTGTGGCCGCGTGATGGTTATTTGTTTGTGATTGGTCGCGTATGCAGATTATCTTCAAGACTATTTGCAATGATGTACACAGGTACTCTGGACCCTTTTCACGTGCAGAAATAATGTCCTTTGGATAACCATTCAGAATCCTCATTGTTGACTGCTACAAAATCTTGATCCAAATCACCAGTTTTCCTGCTACAAAATCTGTTCTAAAACGCTCTTGGTCACTGaaaatgaaattttttttttcttttaacattTTCTAAGCCTGTATTTAAcacagctacaaaaaaaaaaaaaaaaaaaaaaaacaatgcacatAAAAGACAAGCTTTTAAAAGTGATAGAGAAAGGACtcattaaaaatttatttacatgGTGTATATCTAAACATAACCCAAAATGGGATCTTTCTCCTTGGAACAGCCCTTGCCACAGGAGGTATATTCTGAATGTAGCGAGCATGCTGCAGTTGAGAGATGCCTATCCAGTGTAATGCACTCTAGGCACATCCTTGGGGCTAGAAGGTCCGGCCAAGGAAGAAAACGTCATCGCTCAGAAAGTCTGGCAAAGCAATCTCTAGGAAGCCCAGCTTCGTGTAAAAGTCGATGACGTTCTTGTCTCCCACGGTAACTTGAGAAAATACACCATGTGATCCTACAGAGATAAGAGAGAACCATTACTGATGCTGTATAGAAGCTGCATGATTGTAAATAATGGGGTCACTGTGACAGAGCATATAAATTGTAGTTGAGTGTGAGGCATGTTTTACAAGACTCCACACTAACGGTACATTCGACTGGTTGCTTTCGGGCACTCGCTACACATTTGGCTTATTCATTCAGAGCGCCACGCTTCAGCTTAAGAGCGCTGGAGGGGCTCTCGCCTTTGAGCTGGGAGCACAACCGAGATCCAACAGAATCTCAATAATATAATTACTCCGACTGCTCTCAGAGTTGGAGCGTGGTAGCAACCAGTCGAATGTACATAAGCAACACTCATTGACATAAAAATTTGAAAAAGTTACCCACAAGTACAACACACATTCCAGTGGAGTTTATCCTAATTTTCCTAACTGCGTACAGAAACTTATTTGTGCACACCATGCAATGGGAATGGCTAACACCAATGGCAGCACCACTCCACCTTCATGATCACACattctgcagcttgtgtgtaagcaTGCTA
The DNA window shown above is from Dermacentor silvarum isolate Dsil-2018 chromosome 1, BIME_Dsil_1.4, whole genome shotgun sequence and carries:
- the LOC119459154 gene encoding putative GTP-binding protein 6 encodes the protein MVTLPNISFIARHVGYYAATMLHPCSVRQFFSLALRSKLCVRRTQSSLITLRTSFTEIDYVEFENFVQCSSYVEQQPKFALLNLPRGGHDVLVVQPRIKKGRRLRTDTTTALQLAEAVTLLETLPGWKAAGRLTLKTDNDMRKLLFKSGNLERIQDSVKEKSATAIFINVDILTGVQHVALQEFFRLPIYDRYTVVLNIFRNHARTKEAKLQIALAEIPYYRARIWHLHKGTGRNMSGTGQTYYERQQQLLQSREAALRRQLGELTGERSLLRKRRRQLEFPTVAVVGYTNAGKTALIKRLTNDDRLQPRDQLFATLDVTAHAGRLNMLKCVLYMDTVGFISDIPTTLVASFASTLEDVVLADVIVHVLDLSHPDCDAQRNNVLQTLDNIGVPPKLLDSIIEVGNKIDLLPSLLPESGREYMPISCVDGTGLAELRILIEQRLIKNTGRSVERFRVPTGGSEYSWLYREGTFITCTVDDCDSNYSIVDVVLTSATKAKFTHLYGSTYGLE